A genomic window from Dechloromonas sp. A34 includes:
- the galU gene encoding UTP--glucose-1-phosphate uridylyltransferase GalU, with protein MKKVRKAVFPVAGLGTRFLPATKASPKEMLPIVDKPLIQFAVEEAVAAGITDMVFVTGRSKRSIEDHFDKAYELESELEARGKSELLEFVRNMIPKSINCIYIRQAEALGLGHAVLCAKPVIGDEPFAVLLADDLLDGDPPVMKQMTDTYDYYRCSVLGVQDVPRADTRSYGIVDARRVADRLEQVNAIVEKPKPEDAPSTLAVVGRYILTPRIFHHLETIQPGAGGEIQLTDGIASLLSEEQVLAYRYHGTRYDCGSKLGYLQATVVFGQRHPEVGPEFDAYLKSLEK; from the coding sequence AGATGCTGCCTATCGTCGATAAGCCGCTGATCCAGTTCGCCGTCGAAGAAGCCGTCGCAGCCGGGATTACCGACATGGTTTTCGTCACCGGTCGTTCCAAGCGCTCGATCGAGGATCACTTCGATAAGGCCTACGAGCTGGAAAGCGAACTCGAAGCGCGCGGCAAGAGCGAACTGCTCGAATTCGTGCGCAACATGATTCCGAAGAGCATCAACTGCATCTACATCCGCCAGGCCGAAGCCCTTGGCCTCGGCCATGCCGTGCTCTGCGCCAAGCCGGTGATCGGCGACGAACCGTTCGCCGTGCTGCTTGCCGACGACTTGCTGGATGGCGATCCGCCGGTCATGAAGCAGATGACCGACACCTACGATTACTACCGCTGCTCGGTGCTCGGCGTGCAGGATGTGCCGCGCGCCGATACGCGCAGCTACGGCATCGTCGATGCCCGGCGGGTGGCCGATCGGCTGGAGCAGGTCAATGCCATCGTCGAAAAACCGAAACCCGAGGATGCGCCGTCCACGCTGGCCGTGGTCGGTCGCTACATCCTGACGCCGCGTATTTTTCACCATCTGGAAACCATCCAGCCCGGGGCCGGCGGAGAGATTCAATTGACCGACGGTATCGCCTCCTTGCTCAGCGAAGAGCAGGTTCTCGCCTATCGCTATCACGGCACCCGTTACGACTGCGGTTCAAAGCTGGGCTACCTGCAGGCGACGGTCGTTTTCGGCCAGCGCCACCCGGAAGTCGGGCCGGAGTTCGACGCCTATTTGAAGAGCCTGGAGAAGTAA
- a CDS encoding hypoxanthine-guanine phosphoribosyltransferase — MDDKKARALLANADLIHSEETVQAALTHVAGLIRERLADKNPLVLCVMTGGVIFCGQLLPKLDFPIDFDYLHATRYGPETQGGKISWRMAPWTSVKGRTVLVVDDILDEGVTLAAVKESLSRLGAAEVLLAVFTDKLNGKAKPIAADFVGLTVPDRFVFGYGMDVDGAWRNLPAIYAMKDD; from the coding sequence ATGGACGACAAAAAAGCCCGCGCTTTGCTCGCCAATGCCGATCTGATTCATTCCGAAGAAACCGTTCAGGCCGCGCTGACGCACGTTGCCGGCCTGATCCGCGAACGCCTGGCTGACAAGAACCCGCTGGTCCTCTGCGTGATGACCGGCGGCGTGATCTTCTGCGGCCAGTTGCTGCCGAAACTCGATTTTCCGATCGATTTCGACTATCTGCATGCCACCCGCTACGGCCCGGAAACCCAGGGCGGCAAGATTTCCTGGCGGATGGCCCCGTGGACCTCGGTCAAGGGGCGGACCGTGCTGGTTGTCGATGACATCCTCGACGAAGGCGTCACCCTGGCTGCAGTCAAGGAGAGCCTGAGCCGCCTTGGGGCGGCCGAGGTGCTGCTGGCCGTGTTCACCGACAAGCTGAATGGCAAGGCCAAGCCGATCGCCGCCGATTTTGTCGGCCTGACCGTGCCGGATCGCTTCGTCTTCGGCTATGGCATGGATGTCGACGGCGCCTGGCGCAATCTGCCGGCCATCTACGCCATGAAGGACGATTGA
- a CDS encoding ACT domain-containing protein, with protein MLDVENRDNNREMVPYIEHEMEQRLMRQLPPEAPSQGRLSRQVKHFPIKPEASILGDEKGAHFILSLVAADRPGLLYTVAITLAEHGANLHTAKITTLGERAEDVFLISGGDLRESASRIRLETELMERLKV; from the coding sequence GTGCTCGACGTCGAAAATCGCGACAACAATCGGGAAATGGTGCCCTACATCGAGCACGAAATGGAACAGCGCCTGATGCGGCAATTACCGCCGGAAGCCCCGTCGCAGGGTCGTCTGTCGCGCCAGGTCAAGCACTTCCCGATCAAGCCAGAGGCCAGCATCCTGGGCGACGAAAAAGGCGCCCATTTCATCCTCTCGCTGGTTGCCGCCGACCGCCCCGGCCTGCTTTACACCGTCGCCATCACGCTGGCCGAACACGGTGCCAACCTGCACACCGCCAAGATCACCACCCTCGGCGAGCGCGCCGAAGACGTGTTCCTGATCAGCGGCGGCGACCTGCGCGAAAGCGCCAGCCGCATCCGCCTCGAAACGGAGCTCATGGAGCGGCTGAAGGTTTAA
- a CDS encoding class I SAM-dependent methyltransferase, translating to MSGATIADFIGYWEVEGQNYVRRGDYEWMASLVPGPRVLEIGSGVGFATQALAARGLSVLALDALAECMEATRQRVEGKGVTLLQAELTALNAEQRARIEAFAPDTVVCWLMGAPAETTGATASDGGQAVVVYREKIHRLVAELAASLPSVRALHFVDRTAIPWQAKDIGRDTLVSYHIGKTLRDLPFAADRRNALYRKLDDNSAELAKLRNSHPAMKSVVPTLASLLVERK from the coding sequence ATGAGCGGTGCGACCATTGCCGATTTCATCGGCTATTGGGAAGTGGAAGGTCAGAATTATGTCCGGCGCGGCGATTACGAGTGGATGGCCTCGCTGGTGCCGGGGCCGCGCGTACTCGAAATCGGCAGCGGTGTCGGTTTCGCGACCCAGGCGCTGGCGGCCCGCGGTCTGAGCGTGCTGGCACTCGATGCGCTGGCCGAGTGCATGGAAGCCACCCGGCAGCGGGTTGAAGGCAAAGGCGTTACCTTGTTGCAGGCCGAACTGACCGCCCTGAACGCCGAGCAGCGCGCCCGGATCGAAGCCTTTGCGCCCGACACCGTCGTCTGCTGGCTGATGGGGGCGCCGGCCGAAACGACCGGCGCAACGGCCAGTGACGGCGGCCAGGCGGTGGTCGTTTACCGTGAAAAAATTCATCGCCTGGTGGCCGAACTGGCGGCCAGCCTGCCCAGCGTGCGAGCTTTGCATTTTGTCGACCGCACGGCGATTCCCTGGCAGGCCAAGGATATCGGTCGCGACACCCTGGTCAGCTACCACATCGGAAAAACGCTGCGCGATCTGCCCTTTGCCGCCGATCGCCGCAATGCCCTTTACCGCAAGCTCGACGACAATAGCGCCGAGCTGGCGAAACTTCGCAATTCGCACCCCGCCATGAAGAGCGTGGTGCCGACGCTGGCCTCGCTGCTGGTCGAAAGGAAATAA
- a CDS encoding S-methyl-5'-thioinosine phosphorylase yields MLAIIGGSGLTTLSNLDVSHREVVRTPYGEPSGAVVFGQICGQPAMFLPRHGYGHTIPPHMVNYRANLWALHHHKATGVISVASVGGIRGDLQPGDIVLPNQIIDYTWGRKSTYFDGAGTPVTHIDFTEPYDHDLCRRIREAGEQLGLEVKVGGVYAATQGPRLETAAEVNRLERDGVDLIGMTGMPEAALARELGLPYAAINVVANHAAGRGSSATGIHFESLDVVLQEAMGRVKAIIEKLVGCQEIPQPPAGTPDSA; encoded by the coding sequence ATGCTGGCTATCATCGGTGGCAGTGGTCTGACGACCCTCTCCAACCTGGACGTTTCGCATCGCGAAGTCGTCCGCACCCCCTACGGCGAGCCTTCCGGCGCCGTAGTCTTCGGCCAGATCTGTGGCCAGCCGGCGATGTTCCTGCCGCGTCACGGCTACGGTCACACCATTCCGCCGCACATGGTCAATTACCGCGCCAATCTGTGGGCGCTGCATCACCACAAGGCGACCGGCGTCATTTCGGTCGCTTCGGTTGGCGGCATACGCGGCGACCTGCAACCGGGTGACATCGTGCTGCCCAACCAGATCATCGATTACACCTGGGGGCGGAAATCGACCTATTTCGATGGTGCCGGTACGCCGGTTACTCATATCGACTTCACCGAACCCTATGACCACGACCTGTGCCGCCGCATTCGCGAAGCCGGCGAGCAGCTGGGACTGGAGGTCAAGGTCGGTGGCGTGTATGCCGCTACCCAGGGACCGCGCCTCGAAACGGCGGCCGAAGTCAATCGCCTGGAACGCGACGGAGTCGACCTGATCGGCATGACCGGCATGCCGGAAGCGGCCCTGGCGCGCGAACTCGGCTTGCCCTATGCCGCCATCAATGTTGTTGCCAACCATGCGGCGGGGCGGGGCAGCAGTGCCACTGGCATCCATTTTGAAAGCCTCGATGTCGTGCTTCAGGAGGCGATGGGCCGGGTCAAGGCGATCATCGAAAAACTGGTCGGCTGCCAGGAAATTCCCCAGCCGCCAGCCGGAACACCGGATTCGGCTTAA